A DNA window from Pogona vitticeps strain Pit_001003342236 chromosome 2, PviZW2.1, whole genome shotgun sequence contains the following coding sequences:
- the LOC110091190 gene encoding RING finger protein 39 isoform X2 — protein sequence MQHLAPMPAVEGKGLVAELQRAAICPACRGHFKDPVTLDCDHSYCRACITRHWEEAALAGKGPRVLSCPQCKKVFERKNLRTNVKLAVEVKITQHLNAKTAEAPFAPKSRRRRGGWVGIPKEKEGITEVCRC from the coding sequence ATGCAGCACCTCGCACCCATGCCTGCCGTGGAAGGCAAAGGGCTGGTGGCAGAGCTGCAGAGAGCTGCCATCTGCCCTGCCTGCAGGGGCCACTTTAAGGACCCAGTGACCCTGGACTGCGATCACAGCTACTGCCGGGCCTGTATCACCCGCCACTGGGAAGAAGCCGCTTTAGCTGGGAAGGGCCCCCGGGTGCTGTCTTGTCCTCAGTGCAAAAAGGTTTTTGAGAGGAAGAACCTTCGGACCAACGTCAAGCTGGCCGTGGAGGTCAAGATCACCCAACATCTCAACGCAAAGACGGCAGAGGCACCCTTTGCTCCGAAGTCCAGGAGGCGCCGAGGAGGGTGGGTCGGCATCCCGAAGGAAAAG